A genomic stretch from Bos javanicus breed banteng chromosome 3, ARS-OSU_banteng_1.0, whole genome shotgun sequence includes:
- the LOC133241040 gene encoding small proline-rich protein 2E-like, whose translation MSQQQQQCKQPCQPPPVVCPPKCPEPCPPPKCPEPCPPPKCPEPCPPPQCQQKCPPVPPPQQCQEKCPPKCK comes from the coding sequence AtgtctcagcagcagcagcagtgcaagcAGCCCTGCCAGCCACCTCCAGTAGTGTGCCCACCGAAATGCCCTGAGCCTTGCCCACCTCCAAAGTGCCCTGagccatgcccacctccaaagTGCCCTGAGCCATGCCCACCTCCTCAGTGCCAGCAGAAATGCCCTCCTGTGCCACCTCCCCAACAATGCCAAGAGAAGTGCCCACCCAAGTGCAAGTAA